Genomic window (Roseivirga sp. 4D4):
ATGCAGCCATTGCTGGTATGATGACGGGCACCTATACTGGAGGAAGTGCAAACTTTAATGCCATCGCCTTGGAGTATGGCATGGTGAAGGAAGGAGCCATCTTCACTGGAATTGTAGTCGCTGACAATATAATGACTACCATCTGGATGTTGATCACGCTCAGCCTTCCTGCGCTTATGCGAAGGTTCAGGAAGAATCCTGAGACTATAGCGAGACGAACTACTAGACATATAGAACATACAGATAAGGAGGAGCTATCTCCTTTAAACCTAGGATTACTGGTGGGCATAGTGCTAGTCACTATGTTCATTTCAGACTGGCTTGCAGACTGGTCAGCAGGTCAGGGGGTTGGTATTCCATCCATTTTGATATTAACCACCATCGCTTTGATACTGGCGCAGATGGAGTTTATAAAACGCATCTCGGGAGCCAAGCTACTTGGCATGTTCTCCGTCTACTTGTTTTTAGTAGTTGTGGGTGCTTTCTGTGAGGTAACGGCCTTAGCAGAAGTGGGTGCCAATGCCATTGACATACTGGTGTTTACAGGAGCAATTGTCCTTGTGCATGGCCTCATTATCGTGTTATGTGGACTTATTTTTAAACTTGACTGGTCAATCGTTGCGATAGCATCTCAGGCCAATATTGGTGGTTCTAGTACCGCTTTGGCCTTAGCAAAGACTTTTAAGAGAACCGATCTAGTGTTGCCGGCTATCTTGGCAGGAGCACTTGGTACTGGTC
Coding sequences:
- a CDS encoding DUF819 domain-containing protein, with the protein product MDIQQPVYILAFLCFLIFLSEWLCKYTKLKHLSSSLLVILLGAIAANFGLIPSASNASPVYDSIFQYVAPASIFFLLLGVNLKELRQAGMPMLIAFGIGALGTMVGVTVALQLINYQDVFGENYAAIAGMMTGTYTGGSANFNAIALEYGMVKEGAIFTGIVVADNIMTTIWMLITLSLPALMRRFRKNPETIARRTTRHIEHTDKEELSPLNLGLLVGIVLVTMFISDWLADWSAGQGVGIPSILILTTIALILAQMEFIKRISGAKLLGMFSVYLFLVVVGAFCEVTALAEVGANAIDILVFTGAIVLVHGLIIVLCGLIFKLDWSIVAIASQANIGGSSTALALAKTFKRTDLVLPAILAGALGTGLGTYLGFLVVGIV